A section of the Diabrotica virgifera virgifera chromosome 8, PGI_DIABVI_V3a genome encodes:
- the LOC126889422 gene encoding uncharacterized protein LOC126889422, producing the protein MSSTFSTMINYTLLDVLRRLKRIQAMHEISTDLGPNFRFPRQENKRLGNNSSVFKVTEFPSTDEMINIIKKAQEDALSDAKKIGMEMNRDCCTEINLPTCDNPEEQEEVQGSIIITDTISKEHEPDLEPDFSNEDREFLEYTSTFNNYDSLHLRDYTGQKKAQKSCLSVTLKDKKTRIIKKSTLIWFFQEKQGRLSTDRLLRVKGMTVKNTHKGLSKKKQFRKKPGQGLQPAGNIKKRKMFRQPHERAHKDSTSESRSESDEISLESETLSEDFSDLEDCHNESTKMPVIQLESYYAVFYDTQWYLGRVINSYSSEKFKVKFLQQDLDTFKWPKKDDIQDVHKEFIFYGPVSLSGTEPFSLKRNDLIAIKQKYKTIKSIKSLKN; encoded by the exons ATGAGTAGCACATTTTCAACTATGATAAATTATACACTGCTGGATGTTTTAAGAAGATTAAAACGTATACAAGCTATGCATGAGATAAGCACAGACTTAG GTCCCAATTTTAGATTCCCCAGGCAAGAAAACAAACGACTTGGAAATAATTCAAGTGTCTTTAAAGTAACTGAGTTTCCATCAACTGATGAAAtgattaacataattaaaaaggcCCAAGAAGACGCACTATCTGACGCTAAAAAAATTGGGATGGAAATGAACAGGGATTGTTGTACAGAAATTAATTTACCGACTTGTGACAATCCGGAAGAGCAAGAAGAGGTGCAGGGAAGTATAATTATCACTGATACCATTTCAAAGGAACATGAGCCAGACCTCGAGCCAGACTTTTCTAATGAAGACCGGGAGTTTCTTGAATATACCTCTACATTTAATAATTATGACTCTTTACATTTGAGAGACTATACGGGTCAAAAGAAAGCACAAAAATCGTGTCTGTCAGTGAcacttaaagacaaaaaaacacgaattataaaaaaatctactCTAATTTGGTTTTTTCAGGAAAAACAGGGTCGTTTATCAACCGACAGACTGCTCCGGGTAAAGGGAATGACAGTTAAAAATACGCATAAGgggttatcaaaaaaaaaacagttcaGGAAAAAGCCAGGCCAAGGACTTCAACCAGCAGGCAatatcaaaaaaagaaaaatgtttcgTCAACCTCATGAACGAGCTCATAAAGATAGTACATCTGAATCTCGATCTGAATCAGATGAGATTAGCTTAGAAAGTGAAACTTTGAGTGAAGATTTCTCTGACTTAGAAGATTGCCATAACGAAAGTACAAAAATGCCAGTAATTCAGCTAGAATCTTATTATGCTGTGTTTTATGATACACAATGGTATCTAGGGCGTGTCATCAACAGCTACAGCTCAGAAAAgtttaaagtgaaatttttacAACAAGACCTGGATACTTTTAAGTGGCCCAAAAAAGATGATATCCAAGATGTTCACAAAGAGTTTATATTTTATGGACCAGTTAGTCTAAGCGGAACTGAACcattttctttaaaaagaaatgATTTGATTGCTATTAAACAGAAATACAAAACAATCAAATCCAtcaaatcattaaaaaattaa